The window agtaaaactcaaagtaatgcattattgacaaatatatttagactttttaaaattaatttctatttatttattttgaaaattttgGAGTTAATGGAGTTTGTAACGTATTTGCTTGCAGGCGGAGGACATGCAGCAGCAGATTATTCGGGAGACTTTTCATTTGGTATCTAAAAGAGATGACAACGTCTGCAACTTCTTGGAGGGTGGAAGGTAAGTCAGGTGTTCTCTTATGCAATTCTGTTTGTATCACAGGTTACAATGAAAAAAATCCTCTATATACTCTATATTTGCATGTGTGTACTCTAAGTACAGCTATAAATGATAAGGTTGTTACTGCTTAGCTAGGCACAGCTGTCACAAAAGCTGGTTTAATAGATGTCTGTCAGAGTGTCTTGATACATGCTCACCTGGGATGTCTGTCAGAGGCAGAGAGGCACACTTGTTGTTTGACTAGTTATGTGCTCTCACATTTTAATTCGACAAATACTGTTGTAAATCCTGAGCCATGTTTGAGCATTCTGACATTACTTTACAGCAGCTGTGGATGCAGTAGTCTAGCTTTAACCACTAGATGGAGACAGATATTCAAAAGTCTCCACCACATCTTTCAAGTGAATTAACAGCAAACAAGTTTGGTCTATTTCAGCATGAAGCTACTCTGTAATTGCCTTTTgaagttgttctttttttaatctgcttTCAGTCTCATTGGTGGCTCCGACTACAAGCTGATTTACCGACACTACGCCACTCtctactttgttttttgtgtcgACTCATCGGAGAGCGAGCTCGGCATACTGGACCTGATCCAGGTCAGCTGCTCTTTTGTTGAATGGCTCTTTGGAAATATTTGACATGGAGTCACACAACCACTACACCAAGCTTGTAAAGCAGACACTTCACCCTGGAGCAAAAAGTACAATTGCAGGGTGTCTAATGGTCCTTAAATGCACAAATATCCATTAAAGGCCTTAGGAGCATTAACTCTCACAAAGTTGTGAAATTACTGTGGTACAGTAGCATGACTAACATAAATAACAACTTAGGTCAATAAAATAAACGCAGTGTAACAAAACAGCTTGGAAAGgtaaaaattacacaaataacAGATCTCACTTTAATagaaaattaaacaaacaaacaaaaaagaaaagccaaGAGCACACTGATTTAAAATCTGAATGTGTTCCTATTGCGTCCATTGTCACTGGTCTGTCAAATTAAGCACCTTGGTATACAgtctgcttctacaaacatttgtgaaaaaatGATGTTACCGTGACAGGATGGCAACTGTGCGACAACTCCAGCCATGAAATTTTCTTGttgctaaatattccacagtcaactgttaGCTGTGTTATAACAAAGTAGAAGTGCTTGGGAATAATAAACTCCATGAAGCCATGACATGTTAGACCACACAAAATCATGTATCAGGGTCAGTGGATGTTGAGGCACAGAGAGCGCAGAAGTtgccaactttctgcagagtctgTCGCTGCAGACCTCCAgacttcatgtggccttcagattaaaCAAAGAACAGTGCACAGAGAGCTTCACGGAATGGGTTTCTGTGTCTGAGCAGCTGCATCTATGCCTTACATCACCAAGTGCAATGCAAAGCATTGGATGGAGTGGTGTAAAGGATGCCACCACTGGACTAGAGCAGTAGAGGCGTGTTGTCTTTTGTGACAAATCATGCTTCTCTGTCTGGCAATCTGATAgatgagtctgggtttggcGGTTTCCAGGAGAATGGTCcttgtctgactgcactgtgccaagtgtaaagGTAGACACACGGGTGGGGAAGGGGGATGTTTATTGTGCTGGGTTGTTTATCAGGAGTTGGGCTTGGCCTCTGAGTTCCAGTGaaacaaactgttaatgctTTGGCATACCAAGATGTTTTGGACAATTCCATGCTCCTAACTTTGTGGGAACCGTTTGGGGATTGccacttcctgttccaacatgaccgcAGACCACTGCACAAAGAAGGGTctataaagacatggatgagcgagactggtgtggaagaacttgactggtcTTCGCAGAGTCCTGTCCTTAACTTAATAGAACATGTCCGAGATTAGAGTGGAGACTGTGAGCCAGACCTTCttgtccaacatcagtgtcctCACAAATGCACAAGTGGAAAAAtagtcaaaaattcccataaacacactcttaaccttgtggaaagcctcccagaagagttgaagctgttgtaGCTGCAAAGAATTGgttgacatcatattaaaccctatggattaagaatgtgAAGGCAGAAGTGAATACGTTTGGCAACATGGTGTATGTAACAACAAGGAGCCTAACGAGTAAAATCTTACAAATAAATCCCtgtattttctgttattatacTTCTGTCAGTAGAGCTGAAACAGATGTGAGAGGTGAGAGGCACAGTTATTTGGATGACCCCAGCTAATGGACGAATCCAAACACTGTGTTGATCCAAACTGAATTCAAACAGAAATGATTCAAGGAAATTCTTTCAGCATCTATTGCAAGCATGGATGCATTCCAGCAGCTAACAGCTGAATATCCAGGCCAGagaaacatgtttttgcagTGAGGTGTCTAGGATTATGCCACTTTTAAATCAGAACTAGTGTATTCACATTTCATCTTATCACTCAGATTACTGTCCCTGTCCAGCCAAAAAGTGTTGAAGTTTGGGAATGTGTCTGTGAAAACACATTGTACAACACTCATTGTTCTCGGTGTTCCCAGTATTCTAAGATGATGCTGCTTTAACAGTAAATGGCGTAATATAATTGAGTTACTTTGTGTACTTCCAAGATTAATGAACAAATTTGGACAATGTTCATAAACtgagccattttttttttaaatttccttttactgtattttaaaCTGACATTAGTGTGTCTCCTTGGAAACAAGTACTTTTTCACTTGTTTATGTCTTAAATTTCATTTGGTGGTTGTGTTAAAGAAGTAACTTGTTAAAGAGAAAGCCTGTTATCTCAGATACAGGCTGTACAGACCTCTCAACAACATTACTATGCAAAGTGCTGATGCACTTACTTTTATCAGGGCTGATATCTGGCTTTACATCTTTATTGTCCCTTTGGGGAAATTTGGAAGTTGTTCTACCTTTGGCTTGTGTCCATCTTAACTATATGTACTTAATCAGCACTCAGACAGTAATACAAATGTGTTATTGAAAATATTTCCCCTTTTGACCCCATTGTTCTCTTCACTGCAGGTGTTTGTGGAAACGTTGGATAAATGCTTCGAAAATGTCTGCGAACTAGACCTCATATTCCACATGGATAAGGTAAGTGGGGAATAGGGATGCATTTCTGTAGAGCTGCAAGTATTAGTGGAATAATTGCTCAAAACTAAACGTGTCAGTAAATGTTTTCAGCTTTCCAAATCTGCGAATGTGGTTTCTGGCGGTTTTTGGCAAAAAGAGCCGTCTCAATTTTCAAGAATTTTAAAGACAATGATATAAAAGGTTAAAAAGCATTGGTCAGGCACAGCTTAGTGGGTCTGTCTTGAATTAACAGCACAGACTAGGCTTCCATTGGAGCAACATACACTGGTGTCTTGATGTTGACGTTAAAACTGCAGCAGAATAATTGTGTAGGAGGTGTATTCATGgacagcttttttctttttacccatTCAATGAAAAGGTTGAGATAAAAGGGAACTTTGTATTTATGACTGCGCTGTAGACCGGACCCTCAGGTAATGTGCAGTCTATTAGTCGTAGCTGTGCAGCCAGATGCTTTTTTGGAACGGCTTCTTTACTTAACCTTTTCACCTCAGAAATGAATGATTGTCTTTCATATAATATATATCACAGTACAtaataaagattttttaaactgtgtgcagGGCTTCTTTAGAATTGAAGATGTATATGCTTCAGGCTACGTGTAGatctgtttttctcttcccCTGAGCCTAGCTAGACGTGTTGCTGGAAACTAATCAGACACATCCCCGGCCATCTTGATTGAATTTTCCCAGCAGGAAATGGATGTCATGTGGTGTTGTGAGGTTTGGCCTGAGGAATTTTCCCAAAGCGGAACCTGGAAGTATTTCTTCTTGAACAAAAAACATGCTCTCGTACAGCTCTGGAGGATGGACGCAACTAACCTTCATGGCATTGTAAAAATGTCATTGATACTTACAGTCAGGGGTTTAAAAGAGGCCGACAGATTTGCAGTAGAAGACAGTTTTATGCTGCTTGAAGCATTTTGTGCCCACAGGAATTCAAACATCTGAATGTTGTGATGGAAAGCTGCTTTGCTTTCCAACTAAACTGTATACGTTTCGGCATTGCTCAATTTTAATTGCTGTGCTTTGCTCTTTCTGCAGGTCCATTACATTTTGCAGGAGGTGGTGATGGGAGGGATGGTACTGGAGACTAACATGAATGagattgtagctcaggtggaGGTGCAGAACCGCATGGagaagtcagaggtcagaccCTTTCTGTTAAAGGACCACACTTGAGGGTTATTGTATGTTTTAGTTTGCAAACTGAAACTCGTGAACCCCTAAAATTAATCCTTCATAATAACCTTGGTAATTGAACTTTAAGTAATAATGATTTACTGTTAGCATGCAATGAAATACAAGTAATTGATTTGCAAACCTTCTATAAACATTAATTGATGGTTCTTGTAAAGTTACACTTGCTGATTATGAAACTTTGTAGATGTTTAATGTAAACATGATTTAAATGGTTGTTTTAGAACCAAAACTGATGTTTATAATACTGGAATTTGTAAGTAGGCAAGTAGCGGTGTTGCGTTGTTGTGAGAGTTGGCGTACTGTTTTGGTCACCATTCAGAAATTGTGCTTTAGTTACAATATCTCTTGTCACAATACGTTGGAAAATGATGCAACAAGGGCgtctaaatgtgtgtttttatttaactcATTTTTAGAATAAGAGCACTGTGAGCACTCACTTGACGTATAAAGACTATTTGCACATATGATGACTGAGTGTCCACTCATAATACTAAGAAGTTAGTCTTACTGTAATATTCGAAACCTCTTTTCCTGCAAACTCGTCCTACATGATCAGGAGTTGCACAACCAAAATTAGCACATGGGTATATCTTAAGCCCCTGAAGTATCTATATTAGATATTTTGATCTTATTTTGTTGCATCCACTTTTGGGTTAAAATGATCCATTTGTAGTGTTTTTGCACCTGTAACACCTTATAAATAATTTTACTttcacaacaataacaataatca is drawn from Oreochromis aureus strain Israel breed Guangdong linkage group 1, ZZ_aureus, whole genome shotgun sequence and contains these coding sequences:
- the ap3s2 gene encoding AP-3 complex subunit sigma-2 — encoded protein: MIKAILIFNNHGKPRLIRFYQYFAEDMQQQIIRETFHLVSKRDDNVCNFLEGGSLIGGSDYKLIYRHYATLYFVFCVDSSESELGILDLIQVFVETLDKCFENVCELDLIFHMDKVHYILQEVVMGGMVLETNMNEIVAQVEVQNRMEKSEGGLSAAPARAVSAVKNMNLPEIPRNINIGDINIKVPSLSPF